From the genome of Scytonema hofmannii PCC 7110, one region includes:
- the truB gene encoding tRNA pseudouridine(55) synthase TruB, whose amino-acid sequence MQGFLNLNKPFGWTSHDCVAKTRKLLHLKRIGHGGTLDPAATGVLPMALGKATRLLQYLPGEKAYKATIRLGLHTTTDDLQGEIVTSQPCQDLRLETVKPVLQQFVGKIEQIPPMYSAIQVQGKRLYDLARKGETVEVPIRIVEIFHLEILDWREGEFPELDVSIHCGAGTYIRSIARDLGTALQTGGTLAALERIASSGFHLAESVTLSDLEAQLQAGTFQPIPSDTPLQHLASVTLAATFAQKWCQGQRMGVIQKISGMVRVYHEDGRFLGIGQVQDSTDNPLLIPEMVFEAI is encoded by the coding sequence GTGCAAGGCTTTCTCAATCTCAACAAACCATTTGGCTGGACTTCCCACGATTGTGTGGCGAAGACACGAAAACTTTTACATCTCAAACGTATAGGACACGGTGGAACTCTAGATCCAGCAGCAACAGGGGTGCTACCTATGGCATTGGGTAAAGCAACTCGGTTATTGCAATACCTTCCTGGGGAAAAAGCATATAAAGCGACAATTCGCTTGGGTTTGCATACTACAACTGATGACTTGCAGGGCGAAATTGTTACCTCACAACCTTGTCAGGATTTGCGTTTGGAGACAGTGAAACCTGTACTGCAACAATTTGTAGGCAAAATAGAACAAATCCCGCCAATGTACAGCGCTATTCAAGTTCAAGGAAAACGCTTGTACGATTTAGCACGCAAAGGCGAAACTGTCGAAGTACCCATTCGTATAGTCGAAATTTTCCATCTGGAAATTTTGGATTGGAGGGAAGGAGAATTTCCAGAATTAGATGTCTCCATTCATTGTGGTGCTGGTACTTATATTCGGTCAATAGCTAGAGATTTGGGAACCGCTTTACAAACTGGTGGCACTCTTGCTGCTTTGGAACGTATTGCAAGTAGTGGGTTCCATTTAGCCGAGAGTGTAACCTTGAGCGATTTGGAAGCACAACTACAAGCTGGGACTTTTCAACCCATTCCTTCTGATACACCATTACAGCATCTTGCATCTGTAACTTTAGCAGCAACTTTTGCCCAAAAATGGTGTCAGGGACAGCGCATGGGTGTCATTCAAAAAATTTCAGGAATGGTAAGGGTTTATCATGAAGATGGACGCTTTTTGGGAATTGGTCAAGTGCAGGATTCCACTGACAATCCGTTGCTCATCCCGGAGATGGTATTTGAGGCAATTTAA
- a CDS encoding alpha/beta hydrolase, with amino-acid sequence MNNLFGHWTSALRRNSLPLVLSALLPTFGIGNSAFAAERIYGSYSAFERSISIKALEDYAKTGAVDNDLDVYKQYLKKGQLQQLRRVLLTPIKVSHVAISQFLYTPQGEFLLNRLGEVIRTESRQPKAGLHALRSALILAATEPEGLTLLNILRKYPSRSMHIDLARTMGIASELEKLVNETKRAVAAVEEKSSIEAASSKLPFGLSLKQDLRRRGQYRWQKQTLKFFDATRNRFLLTDIYLPNVQNRVPIIVVSHGLGSDSSNFTYVGTHLASHGFAVVVPNHPGSDTKQLRSLLNGKTNEVAPPDEFLNRPVDIKYILDQLEDRNKFDSRYKGRLNLQQVGVFGHSYGGYTALALAGAKINFEQLAKDCRENAIKDTWNLSLLLQCNALEWHRSDAARQPLRERKVYDFRDKRVKAVMAVNPITSSIFGEAGLSQIQTPVMIAASSDDTIAPALYEQILPFSWIENSQKYLAVISKTSHFSAIGEGKRSANQFSLPSELVGEDPSLARRYLNVLSLPFFATYVAGMPEYTTFLNAAYAKAISGQSVSLSFVQSLTTNELARGFKK; translated from the coding sequence ATGAACAACTTATTTGGTCATTGGACTAGCGCCCTGAGAAGAAATTCCCTACCGCTGGTTCTCTCTGCTTTGCTGCCAACATTTGGAATAGGTAATTCTGCCTTTGCCGCCGAGCGAATTTATGGGTCGTATTCAGCTTTTGAGCGTTCCATTTCCATTAAGGCGTTAGAAGATTACGCCAAAACAGGTGCTGTTGATAATGATTTGGACGTTTACAAGCAGTATCTCAAAAAAGGGCAACTCCAGCAGTTGCGGCGAGTATTACTTACCCCCATCAAAGTTAGCCATGTCGCCATTTCCCAATTTCTCTATACTCCACAAGGAGAATTTTTACTCAATCGTTTGGGAGAAGTGATTAGAACGGAATCTCGCCAACCAAAAGCAGGGTTACACGCTTTACGTTCGGCGCTGATTCTAGCGGCGACTGAACCGGAAGGTTTAACTTTACTAAACATATTGCGTAAATATCCCAGCCGTAGTATGCATATTGACTTGGCACGTACTATGGGCATAGCATCGGAGTTAGAAAAACTCGTCAATGAAACCAAACGCGCAGTCGCCGCAGTCGAAGAAAAGTCAAGCATAGAAGCAGCTTCCAGCAAACTACCGTTCGGCCTTTCTCTCAAGCAAGATTTAAGGAGAAGAGGACAATATAGATGGCAAAAACAAACCCTAAAGTTTTTCGACGCTACCCGCAACCGATTTTTGCTGACTGATATTTATCTTCCTAACGTTCAAAATCGGGTTCCTATTATCGTTGTTTCTCACGGGTTGGGTTCGGACAGTAGTAACTTTACTTATGTAGGAACTCACCTTGCTTCTCACGGCTTTGCTGTTGTTGTTCCCAATCATCCCGGTAGTGATACCAAGCAATTGCGATCGCTTCTCAACGGCAAAACAAATGAGGTTGCACCACCAGATGAGTTTCTAAACCGACCTGTGGATATCAAATATATATTAGATCAGCTAGAAGATCGTAATAAATTTGACTCTCGTTATAAAGGGCGGCTCAATCTGCAACAAGTAGGAGTTTTTGGTCACTCTTATGGAGGCTACACGGCTTTAGCCCTAGCAGGTGCAAAGATTAATTTTGAGCAACTTGCAAAAGATTGTCGAGAAAATGCCATTAAAGATACTTGGAATTTATCCCTACTACTTCAGTGTAATGCACTCGAATGGCACCGGAGCGATGCTGCAAGGCAGCCGCTTCGCGAACGCAAAGTCTATGATTTTCGAGACAAAAGAGTCAAAGCCGTGATGGCAGTCAATCCAATTACCAGTAGTATTTTTGGAGAAGCAGGATTAAGCCAAATTCAAACTCCAGTCATGATTGCTGCTAGTAGTGATGATACCATCGCTCCAGCTTTATACGAACAAATATTACCTTTTTCTTGGATTGAAAATTCACAAAAGTACCTAGCAGTCATTTCAAAGACAAGCCATTTTTCAGCAATTGGAGAAGGTAAAAGAAGTGCAAATCAATTTTCATTACCATCAGAACTTGTTGGAGAAGATCCAAGCCTTGCACGTCGGTATTTAAATGTTTTGAGTTTGCCATTCTTTGCAACTTATGTTGCAGGAATGCCAGAATATACCACCTTTCTCAATGCTGCTTATGCCAAAGCAATATCTGGTCAATCTGTCAGTTTGAGTTTTGTACAGTCTTTGACAACAAATGAATTGGCACGAGGGTTTAAGAAGTGA
- a CDS encoding DMT family transporter: protein MHTTSGHWRLGLALSLLTVLLWGILPIALAIALQVLDVYTVIWFRFLVSFVLLAIYLGWRGKLPTRTRLRSTSWVLLAIATLFLAANYLFFMQGLAMTSPANAEVIIQLAPLLMGVGGLMLFKERYKLLQWIGISILIVGLILFFHEQLKNLITTQGNYLVGSGLIVVGAITWSIYALAQKQLLQSLSSPSIMLIIYGGCSLFFTPFANPKTIFTLSFWHFTILLFCAFNTLIAYGAFAESLEHWEASRVSAVLALAPIVTLIAVWVVSVLSPNLITPEYLTLLGIVGAGLVVLGSVTIALGKSTTK from the coding sequence ATGCATACTACCTCTGGTCACTGGCGTTTAGGGCTAGCATTATCACTGCTGACCGTTCTCTTGTGGGGAATTTTACCTATTGCTTTAGCGATCGCTCTACAAGTTCTTGATGTTTATACGGTAATTTGGTTTCGCTTTTTGGTGTCCTTTGTATTGTTAGCTATTTATCTGGGATGGCGAGGGAAATTACCTACTCGAACTCGCCTGCGTTCAACTTCTTGGGTACTATTAGCGATCGCAACTCTTTTCCTAGCAGCGAATTACCTTTTTTTCATGCAAGGTTTAGCAATGACTTCACCAGCCAATGCTGAAGTCATAATTCAGTTAGCACCTCTACTTATGGGTGTTGGAGGTTTAATGCTTTTCAAAGAAAGGTATAAATTACTTCAGTGGATTGGCATAAGTATTCTGATTGTAGGGCTAATCTTATTTTTTCACGAACAATTGAAGAACTTAATTACCACTCAGGGAAATTACCTTGTAGGTAGCGGCTTGATTGTTGTAGGAGCCATAACTTGGTCAATTTATGCCTTAGCACAAAAACAGTTGCTACAATCTTTATCCTCTCCCAGTATCATGCTCATTATTTACGGAGGATGTAGTTTATTTTTCACTCCATTTGCCAACCCAAAAACAATTTTTACACTGAGTTTTTGGCATTTTACCATTCTACTTTTTTGTGCCTTCAATACTCTGATTGCTTATGGTGCTTTCGCGGAGTCTTTAGAACACTGGGAAGCATCACGTGTCAGTGCAGTATTGGCTTTAGCACCCATTGTAACTTTAATTGCAGTTTGGGTTGTATCAGTCCTATCACCAAACTTGATAACACCAGAATATTTGACTTTACTAGGAATAGTAGGAGCGGGTTTAGTCGTGTTAGGTTCAGTTACAATTGCTCTAGGGAAATCCACTACAAAGTGA
- a CDS encoding GNAT family N-acetyltransferase codes for MTVKFEFSQVTGQEDAQKLGNIIAQCFISPQENTDVYFNRIGLENFRLIRRDRQIAGGLATIPMNQWWGSSRVPTIGLAAVGIAPEHRGDGSAIALLQHTLKECHTNGVPISSLYPATQRLYRKVGYEQGGFFCSWEISTNSIQIKEQPLPLRSVSPEEEAFHNLYQQKAKLNNGYLDRHQAIWQQIIKPDDKEDVYAYLMGTIDQPQGYIIFSQHQDRDGSFIRIRDWVVLTPEAAQTVWSFLANHRSQIESVRWKGAAIDSLTLLLPEQTAQQKSTSRWMLRIVDVAKALEKRGYLSAIQAELHLDIKDDLLPENNGKFTLSVANGRGEVRTGGKGEMKLDIRGLSPLYTGLYCNKPDI; via the coding sequence ATGACAGTAAAATTTGAATTTAGCCAAGTGACAGGTCAAGAGGACGCTCAAAAACTAGGAAATATCATTGCCCAGTGTTTTATCAGTCCTCAGGAAAACACTGATGTCTATTTTAATCGTATCGGCTTAGAAAACTTTCGTCTCATTCGTCGCGATCGCCAGATTGCAGGTGGGCTTGCAACTATTCCCATGAATCAGTGGTGGGGTAGTTCCCGTGTCCCCACGATCGGACTCGCGGCTGTGGGTATTGCACCAGAACATCGCGGAGATGGATCTGCGATCGCATTACTACAGCACACCCTAAAAGAATGCCATACCAACGGAGTTCCCATCTCCAGCCTTTATCCTGCGACTCAGCGTCTTTATCGAAAAGTAGGCTACGAACAGGGAGGATTTTTTTGTTCTTGGGAAATATCTACCAATAGTATTCAAATTAAAGAACAGCCCCTTCCCTTGCGATCGGTTTCTCCAGAAGAAGAAGCATTTCATAACCTTTATCAACAAAAAGCAAAACTTAACAACGGATACCTAGACAGACATCAAGCCATATGGCAGCAAATTATTAAACCTGATGATAAAGAAGACGTTTACGCCTATCTTATGGGTACGATAGACCAACCCCAAGGTTACATCATCTTCAGTCAGCACCAAGATCGGGATGGCTCTTTTATCAGAATTAGAGATTGGGTAGTTCTTACACCTGAAGCTGCACAAACTGTTTGGAGTTTTCTTGCCAATCATCGCTCTCAAATTGAGTCTGTGCGCTGGAAAGGGGCTGCGATTGACTCCCTCACTTTACTTTTACCAGAACAAACAGCCCAGCAAAAATCTACCTCACGTTGGATGTTACGTATAGTAGATGTTGCTAAGGCGCTCGAAAAGCGAGGTTACTTAAGTGCAATTCAAGCAGAACTGCACCTAGACATTAAAGATGACCTGCTTCCAGAAAATAATGGTAAATTTACCCTATCTGTCGCCAACGGACGTGGTGAAGTCAGAACTGGTGGGAAAGGAGAGATGAAGCTAGACATTAGAGGATTATCACCCCTCTACACGGGCCTGTATTGCAACAAGCCGGACATCTAG
- a CDS encoding ArsR/SmtB family transcription factor, with the protein MQSSSVAISDLVVAGFHALSDPLRINVVELLRDKELCVCDLCDTLGVTQSKLSFHLKNLREAGLVRSRQEGRWIYYSLNLPQFVVLEQYLAEFRRYSQMLPNRICKDS; encoded by the coding sequence ATGCAAAGCTCCTCAGTTGCTATTTCCGATCTTGTTGTCGCTGGTTTCCATGCGCTTTCCGATCCACTACGGATTAATGTAGTGGAACTCTTGCGAGACAAAGAACTTTGTGTATGTGACTTGTGCGATACATTGGGAGTCACCCAGTCAAAACTATCTTTTCACCTGAAAAATCTTAGGGAAGCGGGTTTAGTTCGCTCGCGTCAAGAAGGACGTTGGATTTACTACAGTCTGAATCTACCTCAATTTGTCGTTTTAGAGCAGTATCTTGCAGAGTTCCGCCGCTATAGCCAAATGTTACCCAATCGGATATGTAAAGATTCTTAA
- a CDS encoding CHASE2 domain-containing protein has protein sequence MSVYVYQVGGSLRSDAPSYVERSADEELYEALGNGEFCYVLNTRQMGKSSLLVRTKHRLQQQGFQCASLDMTNIGSETVTPAQWYKGVVAELWSGFKLSKKLNLKTWWQEHESVSLPQRLSKFISDVLLVNIPERLVVFIDEVDSILSLDFPVDDFFALIRFCYNQRAIDPEYQRITFALFGVTTPSDLIQDKKRTPFNLGKAVELQDLSLEQVQPLAEGLLVETTSSASAQVPVILKEILAWTGGQPFLTQKLCHLIQISSQEPVSGGLTIPRGTEAFWVESIVKSRLIDKWESQDEPQHLRTIRDRLLTNEKTAGRVLSIYQQILAGENVSIEDSREHVELHLSGLVSRKQGKLEVKNPIYKAVFSEEWVAKQLESMRPYAQNMKAWIASEQQDESQLLRGQALQKALAWSEDKKLSDIDYRFLAASQELAKQELEKSLALEKRARQIEREKAQFALQAARRAYHILADVRKVARQSAQNINLRKAWITRIAAGVAGLLIVLRLTGLLQGMEWATLDNFFQARSPAAIDPRIAIIAIDESDIKKVGHYPISDRILAQALQTLKSYKPRAIGLDLYRDLPVEPGHQELVELYKTTPNLIGVEKVVGSKVAPPTVLSKLGQVGMADQVLDGDGKVRRALLSVRSQEFELRFNLGLRLALLYLEAEGIEPKPLPTSSHHIHLGKTVLAPFRPNYGSYVRSDAGGYQILLNFHGTEKQFQIFSLTDLLAKRIPQDKIYNRVVLIGSIAESINDMFQTPYSSRIFDYPSPMAGVTLHANVASQILSAALDGRPMLTVWPEPIEWLWILLWSGIGAVLSWQVKRLRNMIFFLAIAGGGIIAVSFLAFLKGWWIPVIPPLIGVVVAAIAVQICVSRYLEKIQLRETVKLLVAISREQPAEGQIAMEYLKRAESKENQALIEKVLRNL, from the coding sequence ATGAGTGTCTATGTATATCAAGTAGGTGGTAGTCTGAGGAGTGATGCTCCAAGTTATGTGGAGCGATCGGCTGATGAGGAACTCTATGAAGCACTCGGAAATGGTGAATTTTGCTATGTCCTCAACACGAGGCAAATGGGCAAGTCTTCCCTATTAGTAAGAACCAAGCATCGTTTGCAGCAACAAGGGTTCCAATGTGCAAGTCTTGACATGACAAATATTGGCAGCGAAACAGTGACCCCTGCTCAATGGTACAAGGGAGTTGTCGCCGAGTTATGGTCTGGGTTTAAACTGTCAAAAAAACTCAATTTGAAGACCTGGTGGCAAGAGCACGAAAGTGTTTCTTTACCCCAAAGGCTGAGTAAATTTATTTCTGATGTTCTGCTTGTCAATATACCAGAAAGGCTTGTTGTCTTTATTGATGAAGTGGATAGCATTCTTAGTCTTGATTTTCCAGTAGATGACTTTTTTGCCCTGATTCGGTTTTGCTACAACCAACGAGCTATCGATCCAGAATATCAACGCATTACGTTTGCTCTGTTCGGAGTGACGACACCTTCGGATTTGATTCAAGATAAAAAGCGCACTCCGTTTAATCTTGGTAAAGCTGTAGAACTGCAAGATCTTTCTCTAGAGCAAGTTCAACCTTTAGCAGAGGGATTGCTGGTAGAGACAACATCTAGCGCGTCTGCACAAGTGCCTGTCATTCTGAAAGAAATTTTAGCTTGGACAGGAGGACAGCCCTTTCTTACACAAAAATTGTGTCATTTAATACAAATTTCCAGCCAAGAGCCAGTGAGTGGTGGTTTAACGATTCCGCGAGGTACAGAAGCTTTTTGGGTAGAAAGTATTGTCAAGTCGCGTCTCATTGACAAGTGGGAATCTCAAGATGAACCTCAGCATTTAAGGACTATTCGCGATCGCCTCTTAACTAATGAAAAAACAGCAGGACGCGTGTTGAGTATATATCAACAAATACTTGCGGGAGAAAATGTATCAATCGAGGACAGCCGAGAACACGTAGAACTACATCTGTCGGGTTTGGTTAGCCGCAAACAGGGAAAACTAGAGGTAAAAAATCCCATTTACAAAGCTGTTTTTAGTGAAGAATGGGTTGCCAAACAACTGGAGAGTATGCGTCCTTACGCACAAAATATGAAAGCTTGGATTGCTTCCGAACAGCAAGACGAGTCGCAACTTCTCCGAGGTCAGGCATTACAAAAAGCCCTGGCTTGGTCTGAAGATAAAAAGCTCAGCGATATAGACTACCGTTTTTTGGCCGCCAGTCAAGAATTAGCAAAACAAGAACTTGAAAAATCTCTGGCTTTAGAGAAACGCGCAAGACAAATTGAGCGAGAAAAGGCGCAATTTGCACTACAAGCAGCAAGACGAGCATATCATATCTTGGCTGATGTGCGGAAAGTTGCCAGACAGTCCGCCCAAAATATAAATTTACGGAAAGCATGGATTACAAGAATTGCCGCAGGTGTTGCAGGCTTACTCATTGTTTTGCGTTTGACTGGGTTGTTACAGGGTATGGAATGGGCAACACTAGATAACTTTTTCCAAGCACGTTCTCCTGCAGCAATCGATCCCCGGATTGCGATTATCGCAATTGATGAGTCAGATATCAAGAAAGTGGGTCATTATCCAATTTCAGATCGGATACTCGCTCAAGCACTCCAGACTTTAAAAAGCTATAAACCCAGAGCCATCGGACTGGATTTGTATAGAGATTTACCCGTGGAACCGGGTCATCAAGAATTAGTAGAACTGTATAAAACGACTCCAAATCTAATTGGTGTTGAGAAAGTCGTAGGAAGTAAAGTTGCCCCACCTACTGTTTTGTCTAAGTTAGGTCAGGTGGGAATGGCAGATCAAGTGTTGGATGGAGATGGTAAAGTGCGCCGCGCCTTACTTTCAGTTCGCTCTCAAGAATTTGAGTTGCGCTTCAATCTGGGCTTGCGACTGGCATTACTCTATTTAGAAGCTGAAGGGATCGAGCCCAAACCTCTTCCCACATCATCCCATCACATCCACTTGGGAAAAACTGTGCTTGCTCCCTTTAGACCAAATTATGGTAGCTACGTCCGCAGTGATGCAGGCGGCTATCAAATCTTACTTAACTTTCATGGAACTGAAAAACAGTTTCAGATTTTTTCCTTGACTGATTTATTAGCTAAGCGTATTCCACAAGATAAAATTTACAATCGGGTTGTGCTTATTGGCTCAATAGCGGAAAGCATCAATGATATGTTTCAAACACCTTACAGCAGTCGCATATTTGATTACCCATCTCCTATGGCAGGAGTTACATTGCACGCAAATGTTGCCAGTCAAATTCTGAGCGCTGCTTTGGATGGGCGACCAATGCTAACAGTTTGGCCTGAACCGATCGAGTGGCTTTGGATTCTTTTGTGGTCTGGAATAGGAGCAGTATTGAGTTGGCAAGTTAAAAGACTTAGAAATATGATATTTTTCCTTGCGATCGCAGGTGGAGGAATAATAGCAGTAAGTTTCCTCGCCTTTTTAAAAGGTTGGTGGATTCCTGTTATCCCTCCACTGATTGGAGTTGTTGTTGCAGCCATTGCGGTACAGATTTGTGTTAGCAGGTACTTGGAGAAAATACAACTGCGTGAAACTGTAAAGCTATTAGTTGCGATCTCCAGGGAGCAACCCGCCGAAGGACAAATTGCTATGGAGTATCTCAAGCGAGCAGAAAGTAAAGAAAATCAAGCGCTGATTGAGAAAGTTCTTCGGAATTTGTAA
- a CDS encoding low specificity L-threonine aldolase has translation MDSNLEQFASDNSSGICPEALEYTIKANQGSVPAYGNDIWTQKATDSFRELFEIDCEIFFVFNGTAANSLALASLCQSYHSVICHETAHIETDECGAPEFASNGSKLLLAKGQNGKLTPDAIEEIINKRADIHYPKPKVISLTQATELGTIYSIDELIAIKSMAKKCNLKIHMDGARFANAVVSINKSPAELTWKSGVDVLCFCGTKNGMAMGEAIIFFNQALAEDFAYRCKQAGQLASKMRFIAAPWLGLLETGAWLKNALHANQCAEYLENQLLQLEGVEIMFPREANSVFVKLPELAIAQLREKNWQFYTFIGVGGVRFMCSWNTTQARMDELVGDIKEAIGRINN, from the coding sequence ATGGATTCTAATTTAGAGCAATTTGCCAGTGATAATTCCTCCGGTATTTGTCCGGAAGCATTGGAATACACAATTAAAGCAAACCAGGGTAGCGTTCCTGCTTATGGAAATGATATATGGACTCAGAAAGCTACAGACAGTTTTCGAGAGTTGTTTGAAATTGATTGTGAGATATTTTTTGTTTTTAATGGCACTGCTGCTAATTCATTAGCATTGGCTTCATTATGCCAGTCTTACCACAGCGTTATCTGCCACGAAACTGCACATATTGAAACTGATGAATGTGGTGCTCCTGAATTTGCTTCTAATGGCTCTAAACTGTTACTAGCAAAAGGACAAAATGGTAAGTTAACTCCAGATGCAATAGAAGAAATTATCAACAAGCGAGCCGACATACACTATCCAAAACCGAAAGTGATTAGTTTAACTCAAGCGACAGAATTAGGTACGATCTATTCTATAGATGAATTAATTGCTATTAAGTCTATGGCTAAAAAATGCAATTTAAAAATTCATATGGATGGAGCACGTTTCGCTAATGCTGTGGTTTCAATAAATAAAAGCCCTGCCGAATTGACATGGAAAAGTGGGGTAGATGTTTTGTGTTTTTGCGGCACAAAGAATGGGATGGCGATGGGAGAAGCAATTATTTTTTTTAATCAAGCTTTAGCGGAAGATTTTGCCTATCGTTGCAAACAAGCAGGGCAACTTGCATCAAAAATGCGTTTTATTGCTGCACCTTGGCTTGGTTTGTTAGAAACGGGTGCTTGGCTCAAGAATGCACTTCACGCAAATCAGTGTGCTGAATATTTAGAGAACCAATTGCTACAGCTAGAAGGCGTTGAGATTATGTTTCCCAGGGAAGCTAATAGTGTTTTTGTCAAATTGCCCGAACTAGCGATCGCACAATTACGAGAAAAGAACTGGCAGTTTTACACGTTTATTGGTGTTGGAGGAGTGCGATTTATGTGTTCTTGGAATACAACTCAAGCAAGAATGGATGAATTAGTTGGTGATATTAAAGAAGCAATTGGAAGAATAAATAATTAA
- a CDS encoding dienelactone hydrolase family protein: MNEITRREFIVTASLATGFALAVQPISAKVITTNAQGLVAGAVKIPVKDGTIPAYRAMPTTGKNFPIVLVIQEIFGVHEHIQDVCRRFAKLGYLAIAPELFVRQGDVSKLSDIDEIRKIVVKVPDAQVISDLDATAEWAVKSAKGNAEQLGITGFCWGGRITWLYAAHNPKVKASVAWYGRLVGDASELTPKHPVDVASTLKVPVLGLYGGEDTGIPLATVDQMREQLKASSSKSEIVIYPNAPHAFFADYRPSYREKEAKDGWQRLQAWFKKHGI, from the coding sequence ATGAACGAAATAACGCGCCGCGAATTTATTGTCACTGCTTCCCTAGCGACGGGTTTTGCCCTTGCAGTGCAACCTATTTCAGCCAAAGTCATCACCACCAATGCCCAAGGATTGGTTGCTGGTGCAGTGAAAATTCCTGTTAAAGATGGAACAATTCCTGCCTACAGAGCAATGCCTACCACTGGCAAAAATTTCCCAATTGTTTTGGTGATTCAGGAAATTTTTGGCGTACACGAGCATATTCAGGATGTTTGCCGTCGTTTTGCCAAGCTGGGGTACTTGGCAATTGCACCTGAATTGTTTGTGCGTCAGGGGGATGTCTCAAAGTTAAGTGATATAGATGAAATTCGTAAGATAGTTGTCAAAGTGCCAGATGCTCAAGTGATTTCCGATCTTGATGCCACGGCAGAATGGGCTGTAAAATCAGCTAAAGGCAATGCCGAGCAACTGGGAATTACAGGTTTTTGCTGGGGGGGTCGTATTACCTGGCTGTACGCAGCACACAATCCCAAAGTCAAAGCAAGTGTGGCGTGGTACGGGCGGTTAGTCGGCGATGCTAGCGAATTAACACCAAAGCATCCTGTTGATGTTGCATCAACTCTGAAAGTCCCCGTACTCGGACTTTATGGTGGAGAAGATACGGGTATTCCCCTGGCTACAGTAGATCAGATGCGCGAGCAACTGAAAGCTAGCAGCAGCAAATCTGAAATTGTCATTTACCCTAATGCGCCACATGCCTTTTTTGCCGATTATCGTCCTTCTTACCGAGAGAAAGAGGCAAAAGACGGATGGCAACGCCTTCAAGCATGGTTTAAGAAACATGGAATATAA